The Hippocampus zosterae strain Florida chromosome 11, ASM2543408v3, whole genome shotgun sequence genome includes the window caaaaacactaTGCAACCTAGTTCAGGTCAAACTCGCACAAAGTTCGCAATAACCTACCCAGCCACAATACTCAGAAGCTGTTCAAAATTGGGGGAAATTGCTGTGATTTAGGCGATACAAGAGTGCAAAAACTTCACatcatgaatacattttaagcaaaggGGTGTTAATGTGTGGAACAATTTTGGAACTGACCTGAAAAGGTGTGAATCACAACAAGAGGTCGAAAAGCAAAGTCCCCCCCAAATTCTATGAATCAGGTTTGTCTGtgactgtattttcttttgaatCCCTTTTACTTTCTACAACAATACTTACTGTTACTTTGTGTAGGTTAAAgaaattatgttaaaaaaacacatacagatcaaataaaaatatgagtAAGACAGACTCGAGCTATGTTTACAAAAAATGGTCTTAAGCAACTATTAAACATTCTTGTAGGGCGTACCATTGGGAAATGAGTGCGCCTGGGCGCTCAGACTTGCCTCAGTCTAGAGCTCAAGGGTGCTGCTCAAAGCTGTAACCCAAACAACAATTGCGTAATTGTTAACTGCCTGCtccttttttcctctctttagAGCATAGACGATGCAGAGGTGCCAGTTCTGCATTTCGCAAAGTCAAACGGAGGATTAAGGAGGCGGAAGAGAGACTGGGTTATTCCCGACATTAATGTTGCGGAGAATGACAGAGGTCCTTATCCCCTCAAAGTATCTCAAGTACGTAAGCCCCCCTCTGAGTATTTGATTCTGCAAAAAGATTTACAGTGAATCATGTTTTTCTTGAAGTAAAACAACCTCCCTTCTCCCTTATGTATAGATTAGGTCAAATGAGGACAAAGTAAAGAAGATATTTTACAGCATCACTGGTCCAGGAGCTGATCAGCCTCCTGCTGGCCTTTTCACCATGGACAGAGACACTGGCAATCTTTATCTCACACAACCACTGGACAGGGAGAAGCAGCCCAAATATTTTGTGAGATTGTCATCCTTTTTTGGATCAAATACACACCCACTATGACATGTGTATTGCTACACACAAATAATGTGGAACTTATTCAAACCTTTTCTTTCTGTGTGCAGTTTAAAGCGTATGCGGTGGCAGATGGTTCTGGAAATGCTGAGGAGCCCATGGAAATTATTGTCAATGTAATTGACCAGAATGACAACAAACCTGTTTTTGAAAAGGATACCTTCTTGGGAGAAGTGGCTGAGGCATCACCAAAAGGTACAGCCTAAAGGATTGCTTTGATGATGTCTTTTTGGGGCGAAGAACACATTTTCCATTGCCCGTTTCCTCATGTCATTTCAAATACAGTGCTTCCTTGAATTTGGTCCATGCTCATAACGCATCGCTCGTACCACAAATCAACTTTTCCCATTGAAagaaatggaaatgccattaattaaATGCACCCGTGCCAAAAACACTCCCaacattttgtaatgtatttttataagaTAAATAGCGCTGCAAAGCATTGTACTGCATAAGAACATTCATGTTGATATAGAATGTTAAATTTGGCatggtacttacacaaaaaacacaacagtaGCTTCACTGCATAATTTAATTGTGTACAGTATTGAATAGCTTTCTCTTGATTGGTATAGTTTTTAGTTATTCTGTATCTGTATATAGTAGAGTTGTCCATATCGGATCATGTAATCAGAAACTGGGGCTGATCACGTTCCCCCCCCCAGCTGATCAGTATcggctgaaaaatattttagaattttaatttctaaaatcaagaatactgtacatttattcatttatttttgtttgcgtgAGTTGAACCACTTCTGATTTAAAGTCATATATGAAGTTGTGTTGAGATACCTttattaaaaaagtaaaacaaattatATTGTTTTGCCAAGGTATCTGATCAAGACTCTATATCGGCAGATGTTTAGAAACAAATGAGTTGTTGAACTTGGGTGCAAAAAAAGatctattaaaaaatgtatatatacttTGAAGTTCGTCAATTACCCAGCCCTAGCTACAACAAAGCTAGGGAGTTGGAtaagatgttttaaaaatggtggTTAAAGATCCCTTTAGGGCAACTCCAGCAGCTGACTATAAAACCAAGTGTGGTGATCCACTGAAACGGTGATTAATTTCGGATTCATACCACATGCTGGTCTCTTTGTCATCATACTGTACAGCATGACCTTTGTCTTGTCTTTCTTGCCAGGATTTGAGATCATAAAGGTGAATGCCACAGATGCGGATCAGGAAAACCATGACAACTCTGATCTCCGTTACAGTATTGTCAGCCAAGATCCAGAGTCACCTGCACCAAACCTTTTTCTCATCAATCCTGTGACTGGAGTCATCAGAATCAATGCTGGTGGCTTAGACAGAGAGGTGTGGCCCTcatcaccattttttaaaattatttgctCCTGATGTCTATTAAACTGCATCCTAATTATTTGTAAGAATGTATCGCAAAACAATTCTAATTGGCTGTGAAGTCTTATGTGGCTAATGGGGTACCTTCATTGTCTGTAATCAATGTGCCATGCAGCCAAGGGAAGTAAGAAATAATGCAGCACAATACTGCATGTGAATTTCATCATAATTTCAGTCATAATTTCATACAGAATGAATGTATTTGCttcatgacctttttttttttggtaacttaaaaaaaactattgttaACTACCATCAGTTTTAGTTTTCTGTTAAGtcatacttttttatttttttacaacagaAAAATCCCAGATACACCCTAAGAGTGCAAGCAGCTGACATGTTGGGGAATGGGTTGATTGGAGAGGCAAAAGTTATTCTCACTGTGACGGACAGCAATGACAATGCTCCAGTATTCACCCAAAACTCGGTGAGTAGCTGTTTAGTTTACCCGGAGATTCCATTTGGTTAAAGTATTATCTCCCAGCATTTGTAATGGCATCAGACTGTTGTAATTTATCTTCCTCTTgtgcgtttttatttatttatttcaaaacaatgcAGTATATACCACAGTAATTTGTTTGTCCCCTTGTTTGACATATTTTAATTTTCACAGTATGATGCAAgcattgaagaaaatagagtggaCGTTATCGTCATGAAAATGACAGTAACAGATGGTGATGAGCCTCATTCCCCAGCCTGGAACGCAAAGTTCAAGATTCTTGGTGGTGATCCCTCAAACATGTTCTCTGTGGAAACCGGAAGCAACAAGAATGAGGGAATCATCACTACTGTCAAGGTATCAAATGAAGTCCCTGCCCCTTTGTTGTTTGGTAGTTGTTTTAGCATGCTTCACCATGAATGTAAATCAAATTAAGGACACTTTTGCAGTTTTTACCTGGACAATGTAGATGAATTGACTTTTgttaatttgaacattttatgAATGCAGGGTCTGGACTTTGAGAAGAATAGCAAGCACACGCTGTTGATAGCAGTGGAGAATGAAGTTCCTTTTGCCACCCCAATGCCCACCTCCACAGCCACGGTGATTGTAAATGTGATCGATGTTAACGAGGCCCCGGTCTTTGATCCTGTGGAGAAACTTGTGTCCAAACGGGAAGACCTTCCTATCGACGCTGATGTGGTGCAGTACATTGCTTCAGACCCAGACATTGCACGCAAACAGAAAGTCATGTAAGACAACTGTCCTCCGTTTATTATATTAAAGGAGCATTTAACTGCGTATGCATCTCGACCGATATGGGATTGACACTAGTAAAGATTCACTGTtaggtgtttatttatttttctttatattTCCAGGTATAAAATAGTTAGTGACCCAGCCGGCTGGTTGAATGTGGCCAAAGATACAGGCCTGGTCACAGTGAAGAATGCGATGGACAGAGAGTCTATCTTTGTCAAGGACAACAAATACACAGCACTCATTGGTGCATATGACAATGGTAAGTGAAGGTCACAATCTTGCATAATACCAGATGGTGATAGAGGGATGTAACCTTCAAACTAGTCCCGAGGTGGTCTTCATGGTCTCAATTAAAGCAATAGTTAAAGCACAGATGTGCTCGTGTTCATATTCAGACATTCCCAAGAGTACAGCTGACGTTTATTTCCTGGCACTTTCAGAGATTCATTCAACTTTGCTTTTTCCGTTCATCAGATGAAGTTCCAGCCACAGGAACGGGTACACTGATGATCCTCCTTGAAGATGTTAATGACAACGCACCCACAATCGAGGAACGCGCATTTACGGTAAAAGTCCTTTTCCCAcatctgcagttttttttagcaCAGCAGTTGTTTTTGGATGGTTGTATGCAGTTAAAATCAGGGTTTCGCAAATGTTCTACACACAATGCCATATCCAACAATTGTAACCTCTCCGTAAAGGTTGAagtattaagaaaaaaatgattcagaGGTTATCTGTTAAATTATTCTCTCTCCCCTCTGTTTGATCACGATCACTGTGCTAAAATACAGTAAGATGGAGAGAAAAAATCAATTATTGAATTAATACACatgaaagtgaaataaaaactgTGTGCAATTGTTTAAAAGTAAAACAATCTTCAAATATGTTTAATCTGAAAGTGAACTGCAACTTGGTTGTGCTTTAAAAAGTACTGAAGTGTGATGGTTTGGGAAGGAAAATCAAAAAGTAATAGAAGGCCCCTCAAAATGGTTTGTTTTTGCCTATGATTCTCCAAACTAGTGGTAAAATATTACAGAAGTCCATATACAACTCTGCAATTTACTTTAACATACTTTTttgacaccaagatgccaccTGATCCCATGACCACAAAATAGGGCAATAGTTAAGTTTCTCAGCAAATTTGTAAATGCTGAACACAGAATATGCAGTTCTTGTCACACTCACAGCCTGCCACAGAGTTGAACCGTTTTGAATCCACGCATTTTTGATGTCTATTCTGCAACTCTAAATGCAATATTGTGTTCCACAGGTGTGCAACAAAAAACCTGTTCCTCAGTTGCTGTCAGTAACTGATAAAGATGGGCCTGGCTTTGCTGCTCCTTATAGAGTCGCATTAGAAGGCATGTCAAAGAACAACTGGACTGCTCGAATGAACGCCTCCAGTAAGTtcaatcacaacaaaatgtCCATGTGAACCAGATAACGTTATTATCCTTTTGCATCCATGAAACCGAGAACATCAATACATAACGTGCAGAGTTTTGGGAGTACTGGGCTCAGCCTCACACATTTTGAAGCCCGCCTCACTTGAAAATGCTGAGTAATTAAAAGAATGATCATCTGTTGTTACAGAAACGGGTATTATCTTGAACTTGGCCACGGAGCTGCCAAGTGGAGAATACACTGTGGTTCTTCGAGTGGCGGACAACCAGGGTTTGGAGCAGGACAGCACGGTTCAGGCCAAAGTGTGTGACTGCACTGGGGAAGAAGTGGTGTGCAAAGGACGAGTGGCGGGCGGCACCGACCTGCCTGTTATCCTGGGAATTCTGGGAGGAATCCTTTTGCTTCTCTGTGAGTCTGACATTGGGTTTGGTTTCATCACAATGCCGCTGACTCGATTTGCTCCAATCCTCAGCTATGCAGCTCAATTGCCGATGtagatgtttattatttttgttttgcttccgtGTCCAGTGTTGCTGCTACTCCTGCTG containing:
- the cdh1 gene encoding cadherin-1 isoform X2; the encoded protein is MRTATFAVWGTLFVVLQALAVVSTEEQSCVPGFQSDMKVFTVSRKHLPRGTLLGKVDFTDCSDRTRFRFRSEDSRFTVQTDGVLKVNRPVSLHEAQLDFMIHTWDSQGHMMTIPVRVFLDGSQRQNAPRIPESIDDAEVPVLHFAKSNGGLRRRKRDWVIPDINVAENDRGPYPLKVSQIRSNEDKVKKIFYSITGPGADQPPAGLFTMDRDTGNLYLTQPLDREKQPKYFFKAYAVADGSGNAEEPMEIIVNVIDQNDNKPVFEKDTFLGEVAEASPKGFEIIKVNATDADQENHDNSDLRYSIVSQDPESPAPNLFLINPVTGVIRINAGGLDREKNPRYTLRVQAADMLGNGLIGEAKVILTVTDSNDNAPVFTQNSYDASIEENRVDVIVMKMTVTDGDEPHSPAWNAKFKILGGDPSNMFSVETGSNKNEGIITTVKGLDFEKNSKHTLLIAVENEVPFATPMPTSTATVIVNVIDVNEAPVFDPVEKLVSKREDLPIDADVVQYIASDPDIARKQKVMYKIVSDPAGWLNVAKDTGLVTVKNAMDRESIFVKDNKYTALIGAYDNDEVPATGTGTLMILLEDVNDNAPTIEERAFTVCNKKPVPQLLSVTDKDGPGFAAPYRVALEGMSKNNWTARMNASKTGIILNLATELPSGEYTVVLRVADNQGLEQDSTVQAKVCDCTGEEVVCKGRVAGGTDLPVILGILGGILLLLLLLLLLLLFARRRRGESKEPLLQEDDIRDNIYYYDEEGGGEDDQLANTFVALQPPSP
- the cdh1 gene encoding cadherin-1 isoform X1, coding for MRTATFAVWGTLFVVLQALAVVSTEEQSCVPGFQSDMKVFTVSRKHLPRGTLLGKVDFTDCSDRTRFRFRSEDSRFTVQTDGVLKVNRPVSLHEAQLDFMIHTWDSQGHMMTIPVRVFLDGSQRQNAPRIPESIDDAEVPVLHFAKSNGGLRRRKRDWVIPDINVAENDRGPYPLKVSQIRSNEDKVKKIFYSITGPGADQPPAGLFTMDRDTGNLYLTQPLDREKQPKYFFKAYAVADGSGNAEEPMEIIVNVIDQNDNKPVFEKDTFLGEVAEASPKGFEIIKVNATDADQENHDNSDLRYSIVSQDPESPAPNLFLINPVTGVIRINAGGLDREKNPRYTLRVQAADMLGNGLIGEAKVILTVTDSNDNAPVFTQNSYDASIEENRVDVIVMKMTVTDGDEPHSPAWNAKFKILGGDPSNMFSVETGSNKNEGIITTVKGLDFEKNSKHTLLIAVENEVPFATPMPTSTATVIVNVIDVNEAPVFDPVEKLVSKREDLPIDADVVQYIASDPDIARKQKVMYKIVSDPAGWLNVAKDTGLVTVKNAMDRESIFVKDNKYTALIGAYDNDEVPATGTGTLMILLEDVNDNAPTIEERAFTVCNKKPVPQLLSVTDKDGPGFAAPYRVALEGMSKNNWTARMNASKTGIILNLATELPSGEYTVVLRVADNQGLEQDSTVQAKVCDCTGEEVVCKGRVAGGTDLPVILGILGGILLLLLLLLLLLLFARRRRGESKEPLLQEDDIRDNIYYYDEEGGGEDDQDYDLGVLHQGLDNRPEVFRNDVKPIFLTAPQYRPRPANPEDIGNFIDDNLKAADNDPTAPPYDSLLVFDFEGGGSDAGSLSSLNSSSSGDQDYDHLGDWGPRFKKLSDMFGGGEDDDML